A genomic segment from Syntrophotalea acetylenivorans encodes:
- the tpx gene encoding thiol peroxidase, with amino-acid sequence MTKERTGIVTIHGNPLTLLGPEISVGDQAPPFTVVDNDLKPVTLNDSKGRVRLITVVPSLDTPVCDTMIRRFNEEAAGLSDDLVVYTISVDLPFAQKRWCGAAGVEGVQTLSDYQELDFGLHYGLLTKELKLLARAVLVINRAGKIVYYQLVNEVVDEPDYAAALEAVKKLL; translated from the coding sequence ATGACCAAGGAACGTACCGGCATAGTTACCATCCACGGCAACCCCCTGACCCTGCTCGGCCCCGAGATATCCGTTGGCGATCAAGCTCCTCCTTTTACCGTGGTCGATAATGATCTCAAGCCCGTGACCCTCAACGACTCCAAAGGCAGGGTACGTTTGATTACGGTGGTCCCGTCTCTGGATACGCCGGTATGCGACACCATGATCCGCCGTTTTAACGAAGAGGCCGCAGGTTTGTCGGACGACCTTGTGGTTTACACGATCAGCGTCGATCTTCCCTTTGCCCAAAAACGCTGGTGCGGTGCCGCCGGTGTCGAGGGTGTGCAAACTCTGTCCGATTATCAGGAGCTTGATTTCGGCCTGCACTACGGTCTGCTGACCAAGGAGCTCAAGCTGCTGGCTCGGGCGGTGCTGGTGATCAATCGCGCCGGTAAGATCGTCTATTACCAACTGGTCAATGAAGTCGTCGATGAGCCCGATTATGCTGCGGCGCTGGAAGCAGTAAAGAAGCTGCTCTAG